In Balaenoptera acutorostrata chromosome 19, mBalAcu1.1, whole genome shotgun sequence, the following proteins share a genomic window:
- the GNG8 gene encoding guanine nucleotide-binding protein G(I)/G(S)/G(O) subunit gamma-8 isoform X2, with translation MSNNMAKIAEARKTVEQLKLEVNIDRMKVSQAAAELLAFCEAHAKDDPLVTPVPAAENPFRDKRLFCVLL, from the exons ATGTCCAACAACATGGCCAAGATAGCGGAGGCCCGGAAGACGGTGGAACAGCTGAAGCTGGAGGTGAACATCGACCGTATGAAG GTGTCACAGGCGGCGGCCGAGCTCCTGGCCTTCTGCGAGGCTCACGCCAAAGACGACCCGTTGGTGACGCCGGTACCCGCCGCAGAGAACCCCTTCCGCGACAAGCGCCTCTTTTGCGTCCTGCTCTGA
- the GNG8 gene encoding guanine nucleotide-binding protein G(I)/G(S)/G(O) subunit gamma-8 isoform X1: protein MGVQEKPRVSMSNNMAKIAEARKTVEQLKLEVNIDRMKVSQAAAELLAFCEAHAKDDPLVTPVPAAENPFRDKRLFCVLL from the exons ATGGGTGTACAAGAGAAACCTCGTGTGT CCATGTCCAACAACATGGCCAAGATAGCGGAGGCCCGGAAGACGGTGGAACAGCTGAAGCTGGAGGTGAACATCGACCGTATGAAG GTGTCACAGGCGGCGGCCGAGCTCCTGGCCTTCTGCGAGGCTCACGCCAAAGACGACCCGTTGGTGACGCCGGTACCCGCCGCAGAGAACCCCTTCCGCGACAAGCGCCTCTTTTGCGTCCTGCTCTGA